From a region of the Bacillales bacterium genome:
- a CDS encoding glucose-1-phosphate adenylyltransferase, whose amino-acid sequence MKRLKCVAMLLAGGQGSRLGPLTKKLAKPAVPFGGKYRIIDFALSNCTNSHIETVGVLTQYQPHLLNAYVGNGRAWDLDRNIGGVSVLPPYKGFKGGEWYKGTANAIYQNIRFLDEYNPEWVLVLSGDHIYKMDYNRMIDQHAKTGAFATIGVIPVAWEEAGRFGIMNTDADGKITAFEEKPKHPKNNLASMGTYVFNWERLRNYLIEDERNPDSSNDFGKDIIPQMLQEKEDMYAYEFSGYWKDVGTVSSLWEANMDLLEEEPALDLNDPNWKIYTVHANQPPHFVSAGAKIERSLVNEGCIICGNVTHSVVSYNVKVGKGSEIKDSVIMPDVRIGENVRIHRSIVQSHTVIEDGEVIGSPDPSVPVALVGGTHEQWSREHDFIY is encoded by the coding sequence ATGAAGAGATTGAAATGTGTCGCGATGCTGCTTGCGGGAGGACAAGGGTCGCGGCTCGGACCATTGACGAAAAAACTGGCGAAGCCGGCGGTTCCGTTCGGCGGGAAGTATCGCATCATCGATTTTGCTTTGAGCAACTGTACGAATTCGCATATTGAAACAGTCGGTGTGTTAACGCAATATCAACCGCATTTGTTGAACGCTTATGTTGGCAACGGAAGGGCGTGGGACTTGGACCGAAATATCGGCGGGGTATCCGTTCTTCCTCCGTACAAAGGGTTTAAAGGCGGGGAATGGTATAAAGGTACGGCAAATGCGATCTATCAAAACATTCGATTCCTGGACGAATACAATCCGGAATGGGTGCTCGTTCTTTCCGGTGACCACATTTACAAGATGGATTACAACCGAATGATTGACCAACATGCGAAAACAGGGGCGTTTGCAACAATCGGAGTCATTCCCGTTGCATGGGAGGAAGCCGGACGCTTCGGCATTATGAACACCGATGCAGACGGAAAGATCACAGCGTTCGAAGAAAAACCGAAACATCCGAAAAATAATCTCGCGTCGATGGGAACGTATGTTTTTAATTGGGAACGCCTGCGAAACTATTTGATTGAAGATGAACGGAATCCCGACTCTTCGAACGATTTCGGAAAAGACATCATTCCGCAAATGTTGCAAGAAAAAGAAGACATGTACGCATACGAGTTTTCGGGATATTGGAAAGACGTTGGTACGGTTTCCAGCTTGTGGGAAGCCAACATGGATTTGCTTGAAGAGGAACCGGCGCTTGATTTGAACGACCCGAATTGGAAAATTTATACGGTTCACGCGAATCAACCGCCTCATTTTGTTTCCGCGGGAGCAAAGATCGAACGATCTCTCGTCAACGAAGGATGCATCATCTGCGGCAACGTTACGCATTCCGTTGTATCGTATAACGTGAAAGTCGGAAAAGGGTCCGAAATAAAAGATTCGGTCATCATGCCCGATGTCAGAATCGGAGAAAACGTCCGTATTCATCGATCGATTGTTCAAAGCCATACGGTAATCGAAGACGGAGAAGTCATCGGTTCACCGGATCCGTCGGTCCCCGTGGCTTTAGTAGGCGGAACACATGAGCAATGGTCGCGCGAACACGATTTTATTTATTGA